The bacterium genome includes a window with the following:
- the hisA gene encoding 1-(5-phosphoribosyl)-5-[(5-phosphoribosylamino)methylideneamino]imidazole-4-carboxamide isomerase — translation MLILPAIDLKGGRCVRLLRGEAASEKIYGDDPVAIARSFAAAGAAWLHIVDLDAAFSGSTGNRAMIRKIIAAVEIPVQIGGGMRSLHKIGAMLDAGARRVVIGTAAVSKPELVEEALTQFGAEAIAVGIDARDGRVATRGWTDTSEIEAIPFAQHMHSLGVRWAVYTDIARDGALQGPNLEATAALARQSGLRVIAAGGVARLEDLVALRDLEKDGVAGVIVGKALYEGRFTLAQALQTMAVP, via the coding sequence ATGCTGATCTTACCTGCCATTGATCTGAAGGGCGGCCGGTGCGTGCGCTTGCTGCGTGGCGAAGCGGCCTCCGAGAAAATCTACGGTGATGATCCCGTGGCCATCGCGCGCTCCTTCGCTGCCGCGGGCGCGGCGTGGTTGCACATCGTCGATCTCGATGCGGCGTTCTCGGGCAGCACCGGCAATCGCGCGATGATTCGCAAGATCATCGCTGCCGTCGAGATTCCAGTGCAAATCGGCGGCGGCATGCGCAGCCTGCACAAGATTGGCGCCATGCTCGACGCCGGCGCGCGCCGGGTGGTGATCGGCACGGCGGCGGTGAGCAAGCCGGAATTAGTCGAAGAAGCGCTCACGCAATTCGGCGCGGAGGCAATTGCCGTCGGCATCGATGCCCGCGACGGCCGCGTGGCCACCCGGGGTTGGACCGATACTTCCGAAATCGAAGCGATTCCCTTCGCGCAGCACATGCATAGCTTGGGCGTGCGCTGGGCAGTCTACACCGACATTGCGCGCGACGGCGCGCTGCAAGGCCCGAATCTGGAAGCCACCGCGGCATTGGCGCGGCAGAGCGGTTTGCGTGTCATTGCTGCGGGCGGCGTTGCGCGTCTGGAGGACTTGGTTGCGCTGCGTGACTTGGAAAAGGACGGTGTCGCGGGGGTGATTGTGGGCAAGGCGTTGTATGAAGGCAGATTCACGCTCGCGCAGGCGCTGCAAACGATGGCCGTGCCTTGA
- a CDS encoding putative toxin-antitoxin system toxin component, PIN family → MNTAAAEKTPIIVLDTNVLVAGLCRREHSPSYRILKNIQTGRVPLALTQKLFLEYEAVLTRNRVLKLIDATSDEVQMILNALVVIARESEVHYLWRPNLRDESDNFVLETAVASGALIVTKNIRDFSSSELQFPELVISTPQQFGDLYL, encoded by the coding sequence ATGAACACCGCTGCCGCGGAAAAGACACCCATCATCGTGCTCGATACCAACGTTTTGGTTGCAGGATTATGCCGGCGCGAGCATTCTCCGAGCTACAGGATATTGAAAAATATCCAGACGGGCAGAGTCCCTTTGGCATTAACCCAGAAGCTCTTTCTGGAATATGAGGCGGTTCTGACGCGCAATCGTGTTCTCAAATTAATCGACGCCACGAGCGACGAAGTTCAAATGATCCTGAATGCCTTGGTCGTCATCGCACGCGAATCCGAGGTACACTATTTGTGGCGTCCAAATCTGCGGGATGAGAGCGATAACTTCGTACTGGAAACCGCCGTGGCCAGCGGCGCGTTGATTGTAACCAAGAACATTCGGGATTTCAGCAGCAGTGAGCTGCAATTCCCCGAATTGGTGATATCGACGCCGCAACAGTTTGGTGACCTCTACCTCTAA
- a CDS encoding toxin-antitoxin system HicB family antitoxin, whose product MSTLSIRLPDDLKAKAILLAKKKNMSLNELVKYWLQTAVVQEETMAWMETRLHGKNPEQLLAAFGQFLENAKPGSEPTLAEIQQAQHE is encoded by the coding sequence ATGAGTACTTTGTCAATCCGGCTGCCAGATGATCTGAAAGCCAAGGCGATTCTGCTTGCCAAGAAGAAGAACATGTCTCTAAATGAATTGGTAAAATACTGGCTGCAGACCGCCGTGGTGCAGGAAGAGACAATGGCATGGATGGAAACACGCCTGCACGGCAAAAACCCGGAACAACTCCTTGCCGCTTTTGGCCAATTTCTCGAAAACGCCAAGCCGGGCAGCGAGCCGACACTCGCAGAAATTCAGCAAGCCCAGCACGAATAG